A single Ctenopharyngodon idella isolate HZGC_01 chromosome 22, HZGC01, whole genome shotgun sequence DNA region contains:
- the kcnab2b gene encoding voltage-gated potassium channel subunit beta-1-like isoform X5 produces MQVSFVCTDHRAVSRSTEDRLNRQNTNSPSLGTKSKFRAVAMVARSLGQLSVQNMPSSGGHCLRTGMKYRNLGKSGLRVSCLGLGTWVTFGGQITDEIAEQLMTLAYENGINLFDTAEVYAAGKAEMVLGSVIKKKGWRRSSLVITTKIYWGGKAETERGLSRKHIIEGLRASLERLQLEYVDVVFANRPDPNTPMEGDPFNTSKSRTFIIEETVRAMTHVINQGMAMYWGTSRWSSMEIMEAYSVARQFNLIPPVCEQAEYHMFQREKVEVQLPELFHKIGVGAMTWSPLACGIISGKYDSGVPSHSRASLKGYQWLKDKILSEEGRRQQAKLKELQAIAERLGCTLPQLAIAWCLRNEGVSCVLLGASSTDQLMENIGAIQVLPKLSSSIIHEVDSILGNKPYSKKDYRS; encoded by the exons ATGCAGGTGTCATTTGTGTGCACGGACCACCGAGCTGTTAGCCGCAGCACCGAGGACCGACTGAACCGACAGAACACCAACAGCCCAAGTTTGGGGACCAAAAGCAAGTTCCGTGCTGTGGCGATGGTGGCCCGCAGCCTGGGCCAACTGTCTGTGCAGAACATGCCCTCCTCTGGCGGCCACTGCTTGAGAACAGGCATGAAATATAG GAACCTTGGGAAATCTGGATTACGAGTATCATGTCTAGGGCTGG GCACCTGGGTGACGTTTGGTGGTCAAATTACAGATGAG ATAGCTGAACAGCTGATGACACTGGCGTATGAGAACGGGATCAATCTGTTTGACACAGCTGAAGTGTATGCGGCAGGGAA GGCTGAAATGGTTCTCGGCAGTGTCATCAAGAAGAAAGGATGGAG ACGTTCCAGTTTGGTCATCACCACCAAGATATACTGGGGTGGAAA AGCTGAAACAGAGAGAGGCTTGTCCAGAAAACACATAATAGAGG GTCTAAGGGCATCACTGGAGAGACTTCAGTTAGAGTATGTGGACGTAGTGTTTGCTAACAGGCCCGACCCCAACACGCCAATGGAAG GAGATCCATTTAACACTTCAAAATCAAGAACATTCATCATAGAAG AGACTGTTCGAGCAATGACCCATGTGATTAACCAGGGAATGGCCATGTATTGGGGTACTTCCCGCTGGAGCTCAATGGAGATTATG GAGGCGTACTCAGTGGCAAGACAGTTTAACCTGATCCCGCCTGTCTGTGAGCAGGCAGAATATCACATGTTCCAGAGAGAGAAGGTGGAAGTACAGCTGCCTGAACTCTTCCATAAgatag GTGTGGGTGCCATGACGTGGTCTCCGCTGGCCTGTGGGATCATCTCAGGGAAGTATGACAGCGGTGTGCCTTCTCATTCCAGAGCCTCTCTCAAG GGCTACCAGTGGTTGAAGGACAAGATCCTGAGTGAGGAAGGCCGCCGTCAGCAGGCGAAGCTGAAAGAGTTGCAGGCCATTGCGGAGCGGCTGGGCTGCACGCTGCCCCAGCTGGCCATCG CGTGGTGTCTGAGGAACGAGGGGGTGAGCTGTGTGCTGCTGGGGGCCTCCAGCACTGATCAGCTGATGGAGAACATAGGAGCCATTCAG
- the kcnab2b gene encoding voltage-gated potassium channel subunit beta-1-like isoform X2: protein MQVSFVCTDHRAVSRSTEDRLNRQNTNSPSLGTKSKFRAVAMVARSLGQLSVQNMPSSGGHCLRTGMKYRNLGKSGLRVSCLGLGTWVTFGGQITDEIAEQLMTLAYENGINLFDTAEVYAAGKAEMVLGSVIKKKGWRRSSLVITTKIYWGGKAETERGLSRKHIIEGLRASLERLQLEYVDVVFANRPDPNTPMEETVRAMTHVINQGMAMYWGTSRWSSMEIMEAYSVARQFNLIPPVCEQAEYHMFQREKVEVQLPELFHKIGVGAMTWSPLACGIISGKYDSGVPSHSRASLKGYQWLKDKILSEEGRRQQAKLKELQAIAERLGCTLPQLAIAWCLRNEGVSCVLLGASSTDQLMENIGAIQVLPKLSSSIIHEVDSILGNKPYSKKDYRS from the exons ATGCAGGTGTCATTTGTGTGCACGGACCACCGAGCTGTTAGCCGCAGCACCGAGGACCGACTGAACCGACAGAACACCAACAGCCCAAGTTTGGGGACCAAAAGCAAGTTCCGTGCTGTGGCGATGGTGGCCCGCAGCCTGGGCCAACTGTCTGTGCAGAACATGCCCTCCTCTGGCGGCCACTGCTTGAGAACAGGCATGAAATATAG GAACCTTGGGAAATCTGGATTACGAGTATCATGTCTAGGGCTGG GCACCTGGGTGACGTTTGGTGGTCAAATTACAGATGAG ATAGCTGAACAGCTGATGACACTGGCGTATGAGAACGGGATCAATCTGTTTGACACAGCTGAAGTGTATGCGGCAGGGAA GGCTGAAATGGTTCTCGGCAGTGTCATCAAGAAGAAAGGATGGAG ACGTTCCAGTTTGGTCATCACCACCAAGATATACTGGGGTGGAAA AGCTGAAACAGAGAGAGGCTTGTCCAGAAAACACATAATAGAGG GTCTAAGGGCATCACTGGAGAGACTTCAGTTAGAGTATGTGGACGTAGTGTTTGCTAACAGGCCCGACCCCAACACGCCAATGGAAG AGACTGTTCGAGCAATGACCCATGTGATTAACCAGGGAATGGCCATGTATTGGGGTACTTCCCGCTGGAGCTCAATGGAGATTATG GAGGCGTACTCAGTGGCAAGACAGTTTAACCTGATCCCGCCTGTCTGTGAGCAGGCAGAATATCACATGTTCCAGAGAGAGAAGGTGGAAGTACAGCTGCCTGAACTCTTCCATAAgatag GTGTGGGTGCCATGACGTGGTCTCCGCTGGCCTGTGGGATCATCTCAGGGAAGTATGACAGCGGTGTGCCTTCTCATTCCAGAGCCTCTCTCAAG GGCTACCAGTGGTTGAAGGACAAGATCCTGAGTGAGGAAGGCCGCCGTCAGCAGGCGAAGCTGAAAGAGTTGCAGGCCATTGCGGAGCGGCTGGGCTGCACGCTGCCCCAGCTGGCCATCG CGTGGTGTCTGAGGAACGAGGGGGTGAGCTGTGTGCTGCTGGGGGCCTCCAGCACTGATCAGCTGATGGAGAACATAGGAGCCATTCAG